In Ostrea edulis chromosome 4, xbOstEdul1.1, whole genome shotgun sequence, a single window of DNA contains:
- the LOC125671583 gene encoding uncharacterized protein LOC125671583 codes for MFRYLLVFSLVFLLITEDVCAWRRFRRFIRKAKEKVAKVARVVATFRTAGAVLGKRSTDDDVLKLDICQFSSFDLDNDNNISDSEINVLIEMTGMDDLDEFFEQLDINKDDKVTIEEHTNSRLIKEACS; via the exons ATG tTCCGATACCTTCTGGTTTTCTCGTTGGTCTTTTTATTGATTACGGAGGATGTATGTGCTTGGAGAAGATTTAGAAGATTCATAAGAAAAGCTAAAGAGAAAGTCGCTAAGGTGGCAAGAGTTGTAGCTACTTTCAGAACTGCTGGGGCAGTTTTAGGGAAAAGGTCCACAGATGAT gacGTGCTCAAATTGGACATCTGTCAATTTTCATCTTTTGATCTGGACAACGACAACAACATTAGTGACTCGGAAATAAATGTCCTTATTGAAATGACTGGGATGGATGATCTTGATGAATTCTTTGAACAACTTGATATAAACAAAG ATGACAAAGTCACAATTGAGGAGCACACCAATTCCAGACTTATCAAGGAGGCATGTTCATGA
- the LOC125670510 gene encoding uncharacterized protein LOC125670510 translates to MFRYLLVFSLVIILITEDVCAWRRIKTVLDKVDKGVRRVGRFIDSAKTILSIFNGKRSTDDDVLKLDICQFSSFDLDNDNSISDSEINVLIEMTGMVDLDEFFEQLDINKDDKVTIEEHTNSRLIKKACS, encoded by the exons ATG TTCCGATACCTTTTGGTTTTCTCGTTGGTCATTATATTGATTACGGAGGACGTATGCGCTTGGAGAAGAATTAAAACAGTCTTGGATAAGGTTGACAAAGGGGTCCGTAGGGTCGGCAGATTCATAGATTCTGCTAAAACTATCTTGTCTATCTTTAATGGGAAAAGGTCCACAGATGAT GACGTGCTCAAATTAGACATCTGTCAATTTTCATCTTTTGATCTGGACAACGATAACAGCATTAGTGACTCGGAAATAAATGTCCTTATTGAAATGACTGGGATGGTGGATCTTGATGAATTCTTTGAACAACTTGATATAAACAAAG ATGACAAAGTCACAATTGAGGAACACACCAATTCCAGACTTATCAAGAAGGCATGTTCATGA